Proteins encoded within one genomic window of Streptomyces sp. NBC_01314:
- the fabG gene encoding 3-oxoacyl-[acyl-carrier-protein] reductase — protein MSRSVLVTGGNRGIGLAIARAFADAGDKVAITYRSGEPPAALTELGCLAVKCDITDSEQVEQAYKEVEAQHGPVEVLIANAGVTKDQLLMRMSEEDFTSVIDTNLTGTFRVVKRANRGMLRAKKGRVVLISSVVGLYGSPGQANYAASKAALVGFARSLARELGSRNITFNVVAPGFVDTDMTKVLTDEQRAGIVKQVPLGRYAQPEEVAATVRFLASDDASYITGAVIPVDGGLGMGH, from the coding sequence TTGAGCCGCTCGGTTCTCGTCACCGGAGGCAACCGGGGCATCGGCCTCGCCATCGCCCGCGCGTTCGCCGACGCCGGCGACAAGGTCGCCATCACGTACCGCTCGGGGGAGCCGCCGGCCGCCCTCACAGAGTTGGGCTGCCTGGCCGTCAAGTGCGACATCACCGACTCCGAGCAGGTGGAGCAGGCCTACAAGGAGGTCGAGGCGCAGCACGGCCCGGTCGAGGTCCTGATCGCCAACGCCGGCGTCACCAAGGACCAGCTTCTGATGCGCATGTCCGAGGAGGACTTCACCTCGGTCATCGACACCAACCTCACGGGCACCTTCCGGGTCGTCAAGCGCGCCAACCGCGGCATGCTGCGGGCGAAGAAGGGCCGCGTCGTCCTCATCTCCTCGGTCGTGGGTCTCTACGGTTCGCCCGGTCAGGCCAACTACGCCGCCTCCAAGGCCGCCCTGGTCGGCTTCGCGCGCTCCCTCGCCCGTGAGCTGGGCTCGCGCAACATCACCTTCAACGTCGTCGCCCCCGGCTTCGTCGACACGGACATGACCAAGGTGCTCACCGACGAGCAGCGCGCGGGCATCGTGAAGCAGGTGCCGCTCGGCCGGTACGCGCAGCCCGAGGAGGTCGCCGCGACGGTGCGGTTCCTCGCCTCGGACGACGCCTCGTACATCACTGGAGCCGTCATCCCCGTAGACGGCGGACTGGGAATGGGTCACTGA
- a CDS encoding FadR/GntR family transcriptional regulator yields the protein MPLSHPRRSALSEQVIAALRNQITSGEWPVGSRIPTEPELVEQLGVARNTVREAVRALAHNGLLDIRQGSGTYVAATSELAGVMHRRFADADPTHIAELRSALESSAAKLAAERRTEKDLKQLDTLLARREEAWESGDAEAFVTADATFHMAVVAASHNDVMTTVYADLGEVLRDWLRGDVGEELTPETYMDHARLVDAVRAGDAESAAAEAAGYPFHCRPGRVSPPPARG from the coding sequence ATGCCGCTGAGCCATCCCCGCCGATCGGCGCTGTCCGAGCAGGTCATCGCCGCGCTGAGGAACCAGATCACCTCGGGCGAGTGGCCGGTCGGCTCCCGCATCCCCACCGAGCCCGAGCTGGTCGAGCAGCTGGGCGTCGCCCGGAACACCGTCCGCGAGGCCGTCCGGGCGCTCGCGCACAACGGCCTGCTGGACATCCGCCAGGGCTCCGGCACGTACGTCGCCGCGACCAGCGAACTCGCGGGCGTGATGCACCGCCGCTTCGCGGACGCCGATCCGACCCACATCGCCGAGCTGCGCTCCGCCCTGGAGTCGAGCGCGGCGAAGCTGGCGGCCGAGCGGCGCACCGAGAAGGACCTGAAGCAGCTGGACACGCTCCTGGCCCGGCGTGAGGAGGCCTGGGAGTCGGGCGACGCGGAGGCCTTCGTGACCGCCGACGCGACCTTCCACATGGCGGTCGTGGCCGCGTCCCACAACGACGTCATGACGACCGTCTACGCGGACCTGGGCGAGGTGCTGCGGGACTGGCTGCGCGGTGACGTGGGCGAGGAGCTGACCCCGGAGACGTACATGGACCACGCCCGGCTCGTGGACGCCGTCCGCGCGGGCGACGCGGAATCCGCCGCGGCGGAGGCTGCCGGGTATCCGTTCCACTGCCGTCCGGGACGGGTCAGCCCTCCCCCCGCCCGTGGCTGA
- the fabI gene encoding enoyl-ACP reductase FabI translates to MSGILEGKRVLITGVLMESSIAFHTAKLAQEQGAEIILTAFPRPTLTERIARKLPKPTKVIELDVTNDEHLGRLADIVGEELGGLDGVVHSIGFAPQDALGGNFLNTPFESVATAMHVSAYSLKSLTMACLPLMQNGGSVVGLTFDAKFAWPQYDWMGPAKAALEATSRYIARDLGKQHIRCNLVSAGPLASMAAKSIPGFGELAAVWDDRSPLEWDLKDPEPAGKGVVALLSDWFPKTTGEIIHVDGGLHAIGA, encoded by the coding sequence ATGAGTGGAATCCTCGAGGGCAAGCGCGTCCTGATCACCGGTGTGCTGATGGAGTCCTCCATCGCCTTCCACACCGCCAAGCTGGCCCAGGAGCAGGGCGCCGAGATCATCCTGACCGCGTTCCCGCGGCCCACGCTGACCGAGCGCATCGCCAGGAAGCTCCCCAAGCCCACCAAGGTCATCGAGCTCGATGTCACCAACGACGAGCACCTCGGCCGCCTGGCCGACATCGTCGGCGAGGAGCTGGGCGGCCTCGACGGCGTCGTCCACTCCATCGGCTTCGCCCCGCAGGACGCCCTCGGCGGCAACTTCCTGAACACGCCGTTCGAGTCCGTCGCCACCGCGATGCACGTCTCGGCGTACTCCCTGAAGTCGCTGACCATGGCCTGCCTGCCGCTGATGCAGAACGGCGGCTCGGTCGTCGGCCTCACCTTCGACGCGAAGTTCGCCTGGCCGCAGTACGACTGGATGGGACCGGCCAAGGCCGCCCTGGAGGCCACCAGCCGTTACATCGCCCGCGACCTGGGCAAGCAGCACATCCGCTGCAACCTCGTCTCCGCCGGCCCCCTCGCCTCCATGGCCGCCAAGTCCATCCCGGGCTTCGGCGAGCTGGCCGCCGTGTGGGACGACCGCTCGCCCCTGGAGTGGGACCTCAAGGACCCGGAGCCGGCCGGCAAGGGCGTCGTCGCCCTGCTGAGCGACTGGTTCCCGAAGACCACCGGCGAGATCATCCACGTCGACGGCGGGCTGCACGCGATCGGCGCCTGA
- a CDS encoding SEC-C metal-binding domain-containing protein — protein MADIASRSNARCVSCPTRAPRAWRSIGHRRVASRRIWRQREEVPPTLRRPGPRTPPSRPAVGRRPDWPPPRNGPCWCGSEREYKKCCGGSALM, from the coding sequence ATGGCGGACATCGCCTCCAGGTCGAACGCACGCTGCGTGAGCTGTCCGACGCGGGCGCCCCGCGCCTGGCGGTCGATCGGGCATCGTCGAGTGGCCTCACGGCGTATCTGGAGGCAGAGGGAAGAGGTTCCCCCGACACTTCGGCGGCCCGGTCCGCGTACGCCGCCGAGCCGGCCCGCAGTGGGCAGGCGACCCGACTGGCCGCCTCCGCGCAACGGACCCTGCTGGTGCGGTTCGGAGCGCGAGTACAAGAAGTGCTGTGGGGGTTCCGCGCTCATGTGA